One part of the Arthrobacter tumbae genome encodes these proteins:
- the lysA gene encoding diaminopimelate decarboxylase — translation MPASPLAPDWLSYPGDANELNPALWASTVTRTRSGVLSVDGVPVTELAEKFGTPVYVVSETDFRTRARNFRDAFNAAFRDLCGGVDVYYAGKSFLCSEVAHWVSEEGLRLDTASGGELAVAVRAGLKGRQLALHGNNKSDVELNRALDLEVGRIVVDSLDELQRVGALAQARGATANVMLRLTPGVHAHTHEFIATAHEDQKFGLSLAPSSSGKESPAAQAVAAALDHPCIRLVGVHSHIGSQIFESAGFELAARRLLGFLAEVRDRHGVELKELDLGGGYGIAYTEEDTPRSPAVIAQAMAAVVGEACAAHGLRAPRISIEPGRAIAGPSTFTLYTAGTTKTVQVDADGASHPRRYVSVDGGMSDNARPVLYDADYSAVVASRTSAAEPVLSRVVGKHCESGDIVVRSVYLPGDTTHGDLLAVPGTGAYCWSLASNYNYLTRPPVVAVKDGEARIIVRGETEEDLLSRDVLRGTENDRATLEAGA, via the coding sequence GTGCCTGCCTCACCCCTGGCTCCCGACTGGCTCTCCTACCCGGGGGACGCCAACGAGCTCAACCCCGCACTGTGGGCATCAACGGTCACGAGAACGCGAAGCGGCGTCCTGTCGGTGGACGGTGTCCCGGTGACCGAACTCGCTGAGAAGTTCGGGACGCCTGTGTACGTGGTATCGGAGACAGATTTCCGCACCCGCGCACGGAACTTCCGGGACGCGTTCAACGCTGCGTTCCGCGACCTGTGCGGGGGAGTGGACGTCTACTACGCGGGCAAGTCGTTCCTCTGCTCGGAGGTGGCCCACTGGGTATCGGAGGAAGGGCTGCGCCTGGACACCGCGTCCGGCGGAGAACTGGCGGTCGCAGTACGCGCGGGCCTCAAGGGCCGCCAACTTGCGCTCCACGGCAACAACAAGTCCGACGTTGAGCTGAACCGTGCGCTCGATCTCGAGGTCGGCCGCATCGTGGTGGACAGCCTCGATGAGCTGCAGCGGGTGGGCGCGCTCGCCCAGGCCCGGGGCGCGACCGCCAACGTCATGCTCCGGCTGACTCCCGGCGTGCACGCACACACGCATGAATTCATCGCCACCGCGCACGAAGACCAGAAGTTCGGACTGTCGTTGGCGCCGTCGTCGTCGGGCAAGGAATCACCAGCGGCGCAGGCCGTGGCCGCGGCGTTGGATCACCCCTGCATCCGCCTGGTCGGGGTGCACAGCCATATCGGGTCACAGATTTTCGAGTCCGCCGGGTTCGAGTTGGCTGCGCGCCGCCTCCTGGGCTTCCTCGCCGAGGTCCGGGACCGCCACGGCGTCGAGCTGAAGGAACTCGACCTTGGAGGCGGCTACGGCATCGCCTACACCGAAGAGGACACCCCGCGCTCGCCCGCCGTGATCGCCCAAGCGATGGCCGCCGTCGTCGGTGAGGCGTGCGCTGCGCACGGTCTGCGGGCACCCCGGATCTCGATCGAGCCCGGCCGTGCCATTGCCGGACCAAGCACTTTCACGCTGTATACCGCAGGCACCACCAAGACAGTCCAGGTGGATGCCGACGGCGCCTCCCATCCCCGCCGCTACGTCTCCGTTGACGGCGGAATGAGCGACAACGCGCGCCCTGTGCTGTACGACGCCGACTACTCGGCTGTAGTTGCGTCGCGCACCTCTGCGGCGGAACCAGTGCTCTCGCGGGTGGTCGGGAAACACTGCGAGAGCGGTGACATCGTGGTGCGCAGCGTCTACCTGCCCGGGGACACCACGCATGGCGACCTCCTTGCTGTGCCGGGAACGGGCGCCTACTGCTGGTCGCTGGCCAGCAACTACAACTACCTCACCCGCCCGCCCGTGGTTGCGGTGAAGGACGGCGAAGCACGCATCATTGTGCGCGGCGAAACCGAAGAAGACCTCCTCTCGCGCGACGTCTTACGCGGGACGGAAAACGACCGAGCAACTCTGGAAGCAGGAGCCTGA
- a CDS encoding DUF4129 domain-containing protein gives MQVRRPRAVRADPLLFFGVLTLLLVVVAAGFVGPLTAVAPELELNNGALLPTAEPTPSNTDSGQDESRELPDATRSSLPIVIFTIVLLACTFYLVSFLASLRRERLPYAHQVDYVDDSSAAGSPEAGRGGVFDGLALAEAELHGPADSRNAIVACWLALERATSAAGLPRVRQETTAEYAGRVLAAFNARASDIAVLQRLYDRARFGAGTSGRMTEEDLASARTSLGAISAAVSLHEPAAHHPGPAITRPSARTDHP, from the coding sequence ATGCAGGTGCGCAGACCCCGTGCCGTGCGCGCCGATCCGCTCCTGTTTTTCGGCGTCCTGACCCTGCTGCTTGTCGTGGTTGCGGCCGGCTTCGTTGGACCGCTCACCGCCGTGGCACCGGAGCTGGAGCTGAACAACGGCGCCCTCCTTCCCACCGCTGAGCCCACCCCCTCCAACACGGATTCTGGACAGGACGAGTCGCGGGAACTTCCCGATGCAACGCGTTCCTCGCTGCCTATTGTGATTTTCACGATCGTTCTGCTCGCCTGCACCTTCTACCTCGTTTCCTTCCTTGCATCCCTTCGCCGCGAGAGGCTGCCGTACGCCCACCAGGTTGATTACGTGGATGATTCCAGCGCTGCCGGGAGCCCGGAAGCTGGCCGCGGGGGCGTCTTCGACGGTCTCGCGCTCGCCGAAGCAGAACTGCATGGACCAGCCGATTCAAGGAACGCGATCGTTGCCTGCTGGCTCGCCCTTGAGCGCGCAACGTCGGCTGCAGGCCTCCCGCGAGTTCGCCAGGAAACGACGGCGGAATATGCCGGACGTGTACTCGCTGCATTCAATGCGCGGGCAAGCGATATCGCTGTCCTTCAACGACTCTATGACCGCGCGCGGTTCGGCGCAGGCACCAGCGGCCGGATGACTGAAGAAGACCTTGCAAGCGCACGGACGAGCCTCGGTGCCATCAGTGCGGCCGTCAGTCTGCACGAGCCGGCAGCTCACCATCCTGGCCCGGCAATCACCCGCCCTTCGGCCCGGACGGACCACCCGTGA
- the thrC gene encoding threonine synthase encodes MAHQWRGVIREYADRLPVTGSTRVITLGEGGTPLVPAPALSELTGCSVYLKVEGMNPTGSFKDRGMTMAITAAVEAGAKAVVCASTGNTSASAAAYATQAGLTCAVLVPDGKIAMGKLSQAIAHGAELLQVHGNFDNCLEVARKLAESYPVFLVNSVNPARIEGQKTAAFEVVDSLGDAPDYHLLPVGNAGNITAYWKGYKEYSQPYTSLSAGELPAVSTRTPVMWGFQAEGASPLVKGYPVTEPDTIATAIRIGNPASWDQAIAARDESGGLIEAVTDEEILEAHRWLSSREGVFVEPASAAGVAGLIKKHAAGDVPEGKTIVITVTGHGLKDPQWALKAADGSDVEPTKVEFDVVSVAGALGLADSHASQPANA; translated from the coding sequence ATGGCTCACCAATGGCGCGGGGTTATCCGCGAGTACGCTGACCGGTTGCCGGTGACGGGGTCCACGCGCGTGATCACGCTCGGCGAGGGCGGAACACCCTTGGTGCCTGCACCGGCGCTGTCCGAACTGACCGGTTGCAGCGTGTACCTGAAGGTCGAGGGGATGAACCCCACCGGCTCCTTCAAGGACCGCGGCATGACCATGGCCATCACCGCGGCTGTCGAGGCCGGGGCGAAGGCCGTCGTGTGTGCCTCCACGGGCAACACCTCGGCGTCCGCCGCAGCTTATGCAACCCAGGCGGGCCTGACCTGCGCGGTACTGGTGCCGGACGGCAAAATCGCCATGGGCAAGCTCAGCCAGGCCATAGCCCACGGTGCGGAGCTGCTGCAGGTGCACGGCAACTTCGACAACTGCCTTGAGGTGGCCCGGAAGCTGGCGGAGTCCTACCCGGTATTCCTCGTCAATTCAGTGAACCCGGCCCGCATCGAGGGCCAGAAGACGGCCGCCTTCGAGGTTGTTGATTCCCTGGGCGACGCCCCCGACTATCACTTGCTTCCGGTGGGCAATGCAGGAAACATCACGGCTTACTGGAAGGGCTACAAGGAGTACTCACAGCCCTATACCTCGCTCAGCGCCGGTGAATTGCCTGCGGTATCGACTCGAACCCCGGTCATGTGGGGCTTCCAGGCCGAGGGCGCATCGCCGCTGGTGAAGGGCTACCCCGTGACTGAGCCGGACACGATCGCCACCGCCATCCGCATCGGCAATCCGGCGTCCTGGGATCAGGCTATCGCCGCGCGGGATGAATCGGGCGGGCTCATCGAGGCGGTGACGGACGAGGAGATCCTCGAAGCGCACCGCTGGCTCTCGTCCCGCGAGGGAGTCTTCGTGGAACCGGCGTCGGCCGCGGGCGTTGCGGGTCTGATCAAGAAGCACGCAGCCGGAGACGTTCCCGAAGGCAAGACCATCGTCATCACGGTCACGGGGCATGGTCTCAAGGACCCGCAGTGGGCGCTCAAGGCGGCCGACGGGTCCGATGTCGAGCCCACCAAGGTGGAGTTCGACGTCGTCAGCGTTGCAGGTGCGCTGGGCCTGGCGGACTCTCATGCAAGCCAGCCGGCAAATGCCTAG
- the argS gene encoding arginine--tRNA ligase: MTPEELSSAISSCLKDAVAAGEIDVELPSEVRVERPKSREHGDWATNIALQLSKKAGMNPRAFAELLKGRLEALDGVASVEIAGPGFLNIRVDAAAAGELARSIVEAGPAYGTNAALAGHVINMEFVSANPTGPLHLAHTRWAALGDSLARVLIASGAEVTKEYYINDAGTQMNNFAASVLASVKGRPTPEGGYPGEYIADLGRTVLAERPDAADLPDDEALPAIRDIAYRAQMDDIKETLAAFRVHFDVYFSETGLHSGGAVEQAVDRLRGQGHVFDDGGAVWLRTTDFGDDKDRVLIRANGEPTYFASDAAYYLSKKDRGFTEKIYLLGADHHGYIGRLKAIAACAGDDMEANIEVLIGQMVSVNGARLSKRAGNIIELRDLLDWLGADALRYSLGRSPADSAMSLDPELLKKNTNENPVFYVQYAHARTCAVARNAAAAGVDRSAFDAGALDQPADSELLAHLGSYPSVVAQAAKFREPHRVARHLEVIAGAYHRWYDACRVTPLGDEPVTDTNRTRLWLNDAVTQVLANGLDLLGVSAPERM; the protein is encoded by the coding sequence GTGACTCCCGAAGAACTCTCCTCCGCAATCTCCTCATGCCTGAAAGACGCCGTCGCTGCCGGTGAGATCGACGTGGAGCTGCCCTCAGAGGTGCGGGTTGAGCGGCCCAAGAGCCGCGAGCACGGGGACTGGGCCACCAATATCGCGCTGCAGCTGTCGAAGAAGGCTGGAATGAATCCGCGCGCGTTCGCGGAACTCCTCAAGGGCCGGCTGGAGGCGCTCGACGGCGTTGCCTCCGTGGAGATCGCGGGTCCGGGCTTCCTCAACATCCGGGTGGATGCCGCCGCTGCCGGGGAATTGGCACGCAGCATCGTTGAAGCCGGCCCGGCATACGGCACCAACGCGGCGCTCGCAGGCCACGTGATCAACATGGAGTTCGTTTCTGCGAACCCCACCGGACCGCTGCATCTGGCGCACACCCGCTGGGCTGCCCTCGGTGACTCCCTTGCGCGCGTGCTCATCGCGAGCGGTGCGGAGGTCACCAAGGAGTACTACATCAATGATGCCGGTACCCAGATGAACAACTTCGCCGCGTCCGTGCTGGCTTCCGTCAAGGGCCGGCCGACGCCGGAGGGCGGCTACCCGGGCGAGTACATTGCCGACCTCGGACGCACCGTGCTCGCTGAGCGCCCCGACGCCGCGGACCTGCCCGACGACGAAGCGCTGCCTGCGATTCGGGACATCGCCTACCGCGCACAGATGGATGACATCAAGGAGACCCTGGCGGCCTTCCGAGTCCATTTCGACGTCTACTTCTCCGAAACCGGCCTGCATTCCGGCGGCGCTGTGGAGCAGGCGGTGGACCGGTTGCGCGGGCAGGGCCACGTGTTTGACGACGGCGGTGCGGTCTGGTTGCGCACCACCGATTTTGGTGATGACAAGGACCGCGTCCTGATCCGCGCCAACGGCGAGCCAACCTACTTCGCCTCGGATGCCGCGTACTACCTCTCGAAGAAGGACCGCGGGTTCACCGAGAAGATCTACCTGCTCGGTGCCGACCACCACGGCTACATCGGCCGACTGAAGGCCATCGCCGCCTGCGCCGGAGATGACATGGAGGCCAACATCGAGGTGCTCATCGGGCAGATGGTTTCCGTGAACGGTGCCCGGCTCTCCAAGCGCGCCGGCAACATCATCGAACTCCGCGATCTCCTCGACTGGCTGGGAGCGGACGCGCTGCGATACTCGCTCGGCCGGTCTCCCGCTGATTCAGCCATGTCCCTGGATCCGGAGCTGCTGAAGAAGAACACCAACGAAAACCCGGTGTTCTACGTGCAGTACGCCCACGCCCGCACCTGCGCAGTGGCACGCAACGCTGCCGCCGCCGGCGTTGACCGCTCGGCGTTCGACGCCGGTGCCCTCGACCAGCCGGCGGACAGTGAGCTGCTCGCCCACCTCGGTTCATATCCCTCAGTTGTCGCACAGGCCGCCAAGTTCCGTGAGCCGCACCGGGTTGCACGGCACCTTGAAGTCATCGCCGGTGCGTACCACCGCTGGTATGACGCCTGCCGCGTGACGCCTTTGGGCGATGAGCCGGTCACCGACACCAACCGCACCAGGCTCTGGCTGAACGACGCCGTGACCCAGGTGCTCGCCAACGGCCTCGATCTGCTGGGCGTCTCCGCGCCGGAACGGATGTAG
- a CDS encoding FAD:protein FMN transferase produces the protein MSPAGQLQRFSFDAIGTAWHIDTATELSAEARAAVVLVIEQYDAVYSRFRPDSVISSLAGGGSVTLPPSGEALGDLYRKLYRLTDGAMSPLVGRSLEQLGYDAGYSFMPHGGPVPAAVWDGTFEWSGTTIRSEHPVTLDVGAAGKGQLVDLVSAALRDAGYPEHTVDAGGDMLHRGPTPLRVALEHPYAADSAIGVVDLQDRALCASASNRRRWADGLHHVLDATTGRCVDTVVASWVLADDAMVADALATALFLVPPDVLLAEFDFDYVRISSEGRAQYSSFLTGALF, from the coding sequence GTGAGCCCCGCGGGCCAACTGCAACGGTTCAGCTTCGACGCCATCGGCACGGCCTGGCACATCGATACCGCGACGGAGTTGTCAGCGGAGGCCCGCGCCGCCGTCGTCCTGGTCATAGAACAGTACGACGCCGTCTACTCCCGTTTTCGTCCCGACTCGGTCATTTCTTCGCTCGCCGGCGGCGGCAGCGTTACCCTTCCGCCGTCCGGTGAGGCGCTGGGTGACCTCTACCGGAAGCTCTACCGGCTGACGGACGGGGCGATGTCTCCCCTGGTGGGGCGGTCCCTTGAACAGCTGGGGTACGACGCCGGATATTCCTTCATGCCGCACGGCGGCCCTGTGCCTGCCGCTGTCTGGGACGGGACGTTCGAGTGGAGCGGAACCACGATCCGGTCCGAGCATCCGGTGACCCTGGATGTCGGAGCAGCCGGCAAAGGACAGCTCGTTGACCTCGTGTCCGCGGCACTGCGGGACGCCGGCTACCCGGAGCACACGGTTGACGCGGGCGGGGACATGCTGCACCGCGGGCCCACACCGCTGCGGGTCGCCCTCGAGCACCCGTACGCCGCTGATTCGGCGATCGGGGTGGTGGACCTTCAGGACCGGGCGCTGTGCGCATCCGCCTCCAACCGGCGCCGCTGGGCGGACGGCCTGCACCACGTCCTGGATGCCACAACCGGACGATGCGTGGATACAGTGGTGGCTAGCTGGGTACTGGCCGACGACGCAATGGTTGCGGACGCTCTCGCCACTGCCCTTTTCCTTGTTCCGCCCGACGTGCTGCTGGCCGAGTTCGACTTCGACTACGTCCGGATCAGCTCCGAGGGACGCGCACAGTATTCATCATTCCTGACAGGAGCGTTGTTCTAG
- the thrB gene encoding homoserine kinase: protein MPSGAPAMTAAAVVASGQEVSVEVPATSANLGPGFDSLGLAVTLYDSIQVRTTGTGTTTVTVTGEGEESLPRDGTHLVAATILGTLERAGFASPGLEIETRNVIPHGRGLGSSAAAIVSSVLAANALLPESARMDARAVLQLCSTLEGHPDNVAPALLGSLAVSWETGRAYQSTILAVHPDVVPVVAIPASELSTEAARALLPASVPHNSASSNAGRAALLVHAMTTSPEFLFDGTRDLLHQDYRAQAMLHSATLMRSLRSEGFASVISGAGPTVMTLAVGEDQAATVIAAVQRIVAGTNEGSDWRVLRLNVDTEGAKVKVHQR from the coding sequence ATGCCTAGCGGAGCGCCGGCCATGACTGCAGCGGCCGTGGTGGCGTCCGGGCAGGAGGTGTCGGTTGAAGTTCCGGCAACCAGCGCCAACCTCGGCCCCGGTTTTGACAGCCTTGGCCTGGCCGTGACGCTCTACGACTCCATCCAGGTCCGGACCACCGGTACAGGCACGACAACGGTGACGGTCACCGGCGAGGGGGAAGAGTCCCTGCCGCGGGACGGGACGCACCTTGTTGCAGCAACCATCCTCGGCACACTGGAGCGCGCAGGGTTCGCCAGCCCCGGCCTGGAGATCGAGACGCGGAACGTGATTCCCCACGGCAGGGGGCTCGGGTCTTCGGCGGCGGCAATCGTCTCCTCCGTGCTCGCCGCCAACGCGCTCCTTCCCGAGTCCGCCCGCATGGATGCCCGCGCCGTCCTGCAACTGTGTTCCACGCTCGAAGGGCACCCGGACAATGTGGCACCGGCGCTGCTGGGTTCGCTCGCAGTGTCCTGGGAAACCGGCCGTGCCTACCAGAGCACCATCCTCGCGGTGCACCCTGACGTGGTGCCTGTTGTTGCTATCCCTGCCAGCGAACTGTCAACAGAGGCAGCGCGCGCCCTTCTGCCAGCTTCCGTGCCGCACAACAGTGCGTCGTCGAACGCCGGGCGCGCGGCCCTATTGGTGCATGCCATGACAACGTCACCTGAGTTCCTCTTCGACGGCACCCGGGACCTGCTGCACCAGGACTACCGCGCCCAGGCCATGCTGCACAGCGCCACGTTGATGCGCTCACTGCGATCCGAGGGCTTCGCCTCAGTAATCTCCGGCGCCGGGCCCACAGTAATGACACTCGCCGTCGGGGAGGACCAGGCCGCAACGGTCATCGCGGCGGTGCAGCGCATCGTCGCCGGCACGAATGAGGGTAGTGACTGGCGTGTTCTTAGGCTGAACGTGGACACAGAAGGTGCTAAAGTGAAGGTGCACCAACGGTAA
- a CDS encoding FMN-binding protein: MTPAVKKPYQRWALTGLAAVSLLGSAACAAGPTPSPGAGGDAANAAEPDAGVSGSGDYADGTYSATGSYQTPGGEEEIGVTVTLESGSVSDVQTEPMPSNPTTELYQGKFSSGIAEQIVGTPLSELNVDKVSGSSLTSAGFRNAVEQIMGEASQ; the protein is encoded by the coding sequence GTGACCCCCGCCGTGAAGAAGCCTTACCAGCGCTGGGCCCTGACGGGGCTGGCGGCCGTTTCCCTCCTGGGCTCTGCAGCCTGTGCTGCCGGCCCCACGCCGTCGCCCGGCGCCGGTGGGGATGCCGCCAATGCAGCTGAGCCGGACGCTGGGGTTTCCGGGTCCGGCGACTACGCGGACGGAACGTACTCCGCCACCGGGTCCTATCAAACGCCCGGCGGCGAAGAGGAAATCGGGGTGACGGTCACGCTTGAATCGGGCAGTGTCAGCGACGTGCAGACCGAGCCGATGCCGAGCAATCCCACCACCGAGCTCTACCAGGGCAAGTTCAGCAGCGGCATTGCAGAACAGATCGTTGGAACGCCCCTCAGTGAGCTGAACGTTGACAAGGTGTCCGGTTCGTCGCTGACCAGCGCCGGCTTTCGGAACGCCGTCGAGCAGATTATGGGCGAAGCCTCACAGTGA
- a CDS encoding FAD-dependent oxidoreductase yields the protein MVGQPKWLTKLDTFLGRATMYRLVLILLLILTAYAFVLSGLGLLAFTPAELGATLATAVIASWGGTRVMAMMLRTRPHTESSLITGLLLFFVMFPSDDAAGVGGIALAGLLAAASKYLIAVRGRHIFNPAAFGAAAVTLLGLGAAAWWAANPAMLPLVLICTILILYRTRKLSMGAVFLVLAVGILVVRLAAGGTDPIAALQLVFVSYPVLFLLGFMLTEPLTLPPRRWQQLLVAAVVAVVLALQISIPPVFLGPEYALLIGNVVAFGMGQRRRIRLRFVGSRQLTPTSAEVSFTPEAPVRFEPGQYMELTLPHARADRRGLRRIFSISSAPDDGTVRFGLRLSDPPSSFKAALLNLRPGAPVDATSVAGDFLLPADPSVPLMLFAGGIGVTPFLSQLRSAAGAERDIVLVYVVSAPSELGYVEELANFRVILFCPGDPGQLPAAWTHGGGSFPSAGELRSSVPDVGRRRVYLSGSPANLARAKPVIRDAGGKSIRTDAFLGY from the coding sequence ATGGTCGGACAGCCGAAGTGGCTCACCAAACTCGACACGTTCCTTGGCCGCGCCACAATGTACCGGCTCGTACTGATTCTGCTGCTGATTCTGACGGCGTACGCGTTTGTCCTGTCCGGCCTTGGGCTCCTTGCCTTTACCCCGGCGGAGCTCGGCGCGACGCTGGCTACCGCCGTTATCGCCTCCTGGGGTGGCACGCGCGTCATGGCGATGATGCTCCGGACGCGCCCGCATACGGAATCCTCACTCATCACCGGCCTGCTGCTCTTTTTCGTGATGTTTCCCTCGGACGACGCCGCCGGTGTGGGCGGGATTGCGCTGGCGGGCCTTCTGGCGGCCGCTTCGAAGTACCTGATCGCCGTCCGCGGCCGGCACATCTTCAATCCGGCCGCGTTCGGAGCAGCAGCGGTGACGCTGCTGGGCCTCGGCGCAGCCGCGTGGTGGGCAGCCAATCCCGCCATGCTGCCTCTCGTGCTCATCTGCACCATCCTGATCCTGTACCGGACGCGGAAACTTTCCATGGGAGCCGTCTTCCTTGTCCTCGCCGTCGGGATCCTGGTGGTGCGCCTCGCGGCCGGCGGCACGGATCCTATCGCTGCCCTGCAGCTCGTCTTTGTGTCGTACCCCGTCCTTTTCCTGCTCGGTTTCATGCTGACTGAGCCGCTGACCCTCCCGCCCCGGCGCTGGCAGCAGCTGCTGGTTGCCGCCGTCGTCGCCGTAGTGCTGGCACTGCAGATCAGTATTCCGCCGGTGTTCCTCGGACCGGAGTACGCCCTGCTGATCGGGAATGTGGTGGCTTTCGGCATGGGCCAGCGGCGGCGCATCCGCCTGCGTTTTGTGGGATCACGGCAGCTGACCCCGACCAGCGCGGAGGTCTCCTTCACTCCGGAGGCGCCCGTGCGGTTCGAACCAGGCCAGTACATGGAGCTCACCCTGCCGCATGCGCGGGCGGACCGGCGCGGCCTTCGCCGCATCTTCAGCATCAGTTCAGCGCCCGACGACGGCACGGTCCGTTTTGGCCTGCGCCTCTCGGATCCGCCCAGCTCCTTCAAGGCGGCTCTCCTGAACCTGCGGCCAGGTGCTCCGGTCGATGCGACGAGTGTGGCGGGCGACTTCCTCCTCCCTGCCGATCCGTCAGTGCCGCTGATGCTGTTCGCCGGAGGAATCGGTGTCACGCCGTTCCTCAGCCAGCTGCGCTCGGCGGCAGGAGCAGAACGCGACATCGTCCTTGTCTACGTTGTGAGCGCACCGAGCGAGCTGGGCTACGTCGAGGAACTGGCGAACTTCCGGGTGATCCTGTTCTGTCCCGGCGATCCGGGACAGCTGCCTGCTGCCTGGACCCACGGCGGTGGAAGCTTCCCCAGCGCCGGGGAACTGCGCTCCTCGGTTCCGGACGTTGGCCGGCGGCGCGTCTATCTGTCGGGTTCGCCGGCCAACCTCGCACGGGCCAAACCCGTCATTCGCGACGCCGGCGGGAAGTCCATCCGAACCGACGCATTCCTCGGCTACTAG
- a CDS encoding homoserine dehydrogenase, with amino-acid sequence MNAPQTTVSDGTLRVALLGCGNVGSQVARILLEDADNLAARTGARLELTGIAVRTIDAPREAELPRELFTTDAESLVERADIVIELMGGIEPARSLILRAIDHGATVVSGNKALLAQDGPTLYERADAAHVQLSYEAAVAGAIPILRPIRDSLSGDRITRVLGIVNGTTNYILDQMDSTGAQFADALADAQRLGYAEADPTADIEGHDAAAKAAILASLSFHTRFALENVHCQGITSVSAEDISAAKDAGYVIKLLAIAELLKDEAGDDGVSVRVHPTLLPREHPLAAVRGAFNAVFVEAESAGELMFYGQGAGGTPTASAVLGDVVSAARRMVLGGPGRTETTTGHVPALSIDMVNTSYYIGLDVADQPGVLARIAQLFAEHGVSIETMRQTIHPAEDGGVASAELRIVTHRAAESALATTVKHIQDLDVINAVTSVLRVEGL; translated from the coding sequence ATGAATGCCCCCCAAACCACCGTTTCCGACGGCACGCTGCGTGTGGCCCTGTTGGGCTGCGGAAACGTCGGTTCGCAGGTTGCGCGGATCCTCCTTGAGGACGCGGACAACCTGGCTGCCCGTACCGGTGCGCGCCTGGAGCTCACCGGTATTGCGGTTCGAACCATCGACGCACCCCGTGAGGCGGAGCTTCCCCGGGAGCTGTTCACCACCGATGCGGAATCCCTGGTGGAGCGTGCGGACATCGTCATTGAGCTCATGGGCGGGATCGAGCCGGCCCGCAGCCTGATCCTGCGTGCGATCGACCATGGAGCCACCGTGGTCAGCGGCAACAAGGCCCTGCTCGCCCAGGATGGGCCCACCCTCTACGAGCGCGCGGATGCCGCGCACGTCCAGCTGTCCTACGAGGCCGCCGTCGCCGGGGCCATTCCCATTCTCCGCCCCATCCGCGACAGCCTGTCGGGAGACCGGATCACGCGCGTCCTCGGTATCGTCAACGGGACCACGAACTACATCCTCGACCAGATGGACTCCACCGGTGCGCAGTTCGCCGACGCGCTGGCAGACGCGCAGCGCCTCGGCTACGCGGAAGCCGATCCCACGGCGGACATCGAGGGACATGACGCTGCAGCCAAGGCGGCCATCCTCGCCTCCCTGTCCTTCCACACGCGCTTCGCGCTGGAGAACGTGCACTGCCAGGGCATCACCTCGGTCTCGGCGGAGGACATCTCCGCGGCCAAGGACGCCGGCTACGTCATCAAGCTGCTTGCCATCGCGGAGCTGCTGAAGGATGAAGCGGGCGACGACGGCGTCAGCGTCCGCGTGCACCCCACCCTCCTGCCGCGTGAGCATCCGCTCGCCGCTGTTCGCGGAGCGTTCAACGCGGTCTTCGTCGAAGCAGAGAGCGCCGGGGAGCTCATGTTCTACGGACAGGGAGCCGGCGGAACACCGACCGCCTCCGCCGTCCTCGGAGATGTGGTGAGCGCTGCCCGGCGCATGGTGCTCGGCGGTCCGGGGCGCACCGAAACAACGACGGGCCATGTCCCTGCCCTGAGCATCGACATGGTGAACACGAGCTATTACATCGGGCTCGACGTGGCGGACCAGCCCGGCGTGCTCGCTCGGATCGCACAGCTCTTCGCCGAGCATGGAGTCTCGATCGAGACCATGCGGCAGACCATCCACCCGGCAGAAGATGGCGGTGTGGCCAGCGCTGAGCTGCGTATCGTCACCCACCGGGCAGCCGAATCGGCGCTCGCAACAACTGTGAAACATATCCAGGATCTGGACGTCATCAATGCGGTGACGTCAGTTCTCCGAGTAGAGGGACTCTGA